The Methanothrix sp. genome includes a window with the following:
- a CDS encoding 2-thiouracil desulfurase family protein: MEGYVYVISHCLLNPLVRVRGLGQPELCHRGPLIQLPCPEVIYMGLDRWAVTRNQLDVPEYRRFCRELMLSSLDAMEMLSRSYRIAVVGVAGSPSCGVFTTTTGYTGGRVQESEHEEIQGMGIFMDELRRAMAERGIDAEWHEARSRRDGEDIKNNKRGTSM, encoded by the coding sequence ATGGAAGGATACGTTTACGTCATCTCCCACTGCCTCCTGAACCCACTCGTCAGGGTCAGGGGGCTCGGGCAGCCTGAGCTCTGTCACAGAGGCCCACTGATACAGCTTCCCTGCCCTGAGGTGATCTACATGGGTCTGGACAGATGGGCTGTGACGAGGAACCAGCTTGATGTGCCAGAGTACAGGCGATTCTGCAGGGAGCTGATGTTATCCTCGCTGGATGCAATGGAGATGCTCTCCAGAAGCTACAGAATAGCGGTCGTGGGTGTTGCAGGAAGCCCGAGCTGCGGCGTGTTCACCACAACCACAGGCTACACGGGAGGAAGGGTGCAGGAGTCTGAGCACGAGGAGATCCAGGGGATGGGAATCTTCATGGATGAGCTGCGGCGTGCAATGGCTGAACGCGGGATCGATGCTGAGTGGCACGAGGCGCGGAGCCGCAGGGATGGAGAGGATATAAAAAACAACAAAAGGGGAACATCCATGTGA